From one Mytilus galloprovincialis chromosome 13, xbMytGall1.hap1.1, whole genome shotgun sequence genomic stretch:
- the LOC143057042 gene encoding uncharacterized protein LOC143057042: MYLTETESTFCLKHDKIFDIISHAVGYSIIRCILRYGESSFISSRCQLASLNEQHGDCTITITDDFETIYIERIMNDIYDGHNWEVFASIQMKFVNYRHLLMQYLEKMSPKFTSSRNDLTTPLHVTAAKGYYDISNYLLEKNREQINSLDDKNRSPLHNASMNGHHEIAQLLLCNGAKINQSDNDEYTPLVHSCNNGHVKVVEILLKRKANVNSCDKYGWSPLLMAASDGNIALTKLLVQHEATVNKPMNNGMTPLYLACYGGHLLSSQLLTESKADVRKCNNERFNFNVFKYIEIVLVLLVNGAEVNNQDEHGRTALYYAAMDGNTKLMLILIEHEADVNVQLNNGMTPIYIASEHDHLEAVKMLLRYKADINKCDENGWSPLHVAAHGNHTEIVEYLCDHSTAEVNLSNKEGESPLHLACQEGNEVIVTLLLKHGASINNCNAFANKNIAEIFIKEVAAVNWVNKIAKSPLHLACHHKHTEIAKLLLENGADVICPDEHGQTSLYSAAKDGNTDVIKMLIEHDADVNFQTNNGCTPMYIACKENHLEAVKMLLSYKADTNKCDKIGWSPLHVASYFNHKKVVGYLCDHSAAVVNLSNKCGTTPLYLACQEGNEDIVNVLLKHDASINYCDKNGFTAFHKACSAGNSNIVKLLIKENAAVNFPDRTDRTPLYIACQNRHTDLVELLVEYGVEINKPRQYESEDGWTPLHVSVASDDRGITELLLKNNATVNVKDRNGHTPLYYAIQNNYDNIIELLVTYGAMLSNSDGQISSLTTTFEIRQ; the protein is encoded by the coding sequence atgtaTCTTACAGAAACAGAATCTACTTTCtgtttaaaacatgataaaatttttgacattatttctCATGCAGTAGGATATTCAATAATTCGTTGTATTTTAAGATACGGAGAATCGTCTTTCATCAGCAGTAGGTGTCAGTTAGCCTCTCTAAATGAACAACATGGTGACTGTACCATTACGATTACAGATGACTTTGAAACAATATATATCGAGCGTATAATGAACGACATTTATGATGGGCATAATTGGGAAGTGTTTGCAAGCATTCAAATGAAATTTGTAAACTACAGACATTTGTTAATGCAATACTTAGAGAAAATGAGTCCAAAGTTCACTTCGTCAAGAAATGATTTAACAACTCCATTACATGTCACTGCGGCCAAAGGTTATTATGACATTTCGAATTATTTACTCGAAAAAAACAGAGAACAAATCAATTCTTTGGATGATAAAAATAGGTCTCCTTTACACAATGCCTCAATGAATGGTCATCATGAAATTGCACAACTATTGCTTTGTAACGGTGCTAAAATTAATCAGAGTGACAATGACGAATATACTCCTCTGGTCCACAGTTGTAATAACGGACATGTAAAAGTTGTtgaaatattgttaaaaaggAAAGCAAATGTAAATAGCTGTGATAAATATGGTTGGTCTCCACTACTCATGGCAGCGTCTGACGGAAATATCGCCCTTACAAAACTTCTAGTCCAGCATGAGGCAACAGTGAACAAGCCAATGAATAATGGAATGACACCATTGTACCTCGCTTGTTATGGTGGTCATTTATTATCATCACAATTATTAACTGAGAGTAAAGCCGATGTAAGAAAATGTAATAATGAAAGATTTAATTTTAACGTGTTCAAGTATATTGAAATCGTTTTAGTATTACTTGTCAATGGTGCTGAGGTAAACAATCAGGATGAACATGGTCGGACTGCACTATACTATGCTGCTATGGATGGTAACACGAAGCTTATGTTGATTCTGATTGAACACGAGGCAGATGTTAACGTCCAACTTAATAATGGAATGACACCTATCTATATAGCTTCTGAGCATGACCATTTAGAAGCAGTAAAAATGCTGTTACGTTATAAAGCTGACATAAACAAATGTGATGAAAATGGATGGAGTCCATTACATGTAGCTGCTCATGGAAACCATACGGAAATAGTGGAATATCTATGTGATCACAGTACTGCAGAAGTAAACCTCTCAAATAAAGAAGGCGAATCGCCATTACATCTTGCTTGTCAAGAAGGTAATGAAGTCATAGTTACACTGTTATTAAAACATGGTGCTTCCATTAATAACTGCAATGCCTTTGCTAATAAGAATATAGCAGAAATATTCATCAAAGAAGTGGCAGCAGTTAATTGGGTGAACAAGATTGCAAAATCGCCATTACATTTAGCTTGTCATCATAAGCATACTGAAATAGCTAAGTTATTACTCGAAAATGGTGCAGACGTAATATGTCCTGATGAACATGGTCAAACTTCACTATACAGCGCCGCCAAAGACGGAAATACAGATGTCATTAAGATGTTGATTGAGCATGATGCAGATGTTAACTTTCAAACGAATAACGGATGTACACCTATGTATATAGCTTGTAAGGAAAACCATTTAGAAGCAGTTAAAATGTTGTTAAGTTATAAAGCTGATACAAACAAATGTGATAAAATTGGATGGAGTCCATTACATGTGGCTTCTTATTTCAACCATAAGAAAGTGGTCGGTTATCTATGCGATCACAGTGCTGCAGTAGTAAACCTTTCCAATAAATGTGGCACAACACCGTTGTATCTTGCTTGTCAAGAAGGCAATGAAGACATAGTAAACGTATTATTAAAACATGATGCTTCTATCAATTACTGTGATAAAAATGGATTCACTGCGTTCCATAAAGCTTGTTCCGCAGGTAATAGCAATATAGTAAAACTGTTAATCAAAGAAAATGCCGCAGTAAATTTCCCTGATAGGACTGACAGAACGCCATTATATATAGCCTGTCAAAACAGACACACAGATTTAGTCGAATTACTAGTTGAATATGGAGTAGAGATAAATAAGCCGAGACAGTATGAATCTGAAGATGGATGGACACCACTTCATGTTTCGGTGGCATCTGATGATAGGGGTATTACTGAATTGTTGTTGAAAAATAATGCAACGGTCAATGTCAAAGATCGGAATGGACATACTCCTTTATACTACGCTATTCAAAACAATTACGATAACATTATTGAGCTTCTTGTTACCTATGGAGCTATGTTAAGTAACAGTGATGGACAAATTTCTTCTTTGACCACAACATTCGAAATACGACAATAA
- the LOC143056963 gene encoding uncharacterized protein LOC143056963, translating to MAANDGDTDIIKLLIHHKADVNKQMQNGMTPLYFACHVGHLMAVKLLLERNADVNKCENEGWSPLNKACLEGFIDIAEELISHGANVNKNNNAGKIPLYNAYRRNHMNIVKLLLKHGSAIYRGDANEIMSLHLDSQEGNVDIVEVLFDIEDDSPNHCIKSIFTPLQLFCDQAYQNNVNIIDDPGYSPLLLACTDMDNERAKLLLENGAEVNRANEHGRTSLHTAAENGNTDLIKLLMEYDADVNCQMKNGMTPMYIASENNHLESVKLLLRNKGDINKCEKTGWSPLHIASHDNHKELVAYLCDHSAVEVNLSNKVGESPLHLACQKGNEDIVTLLLKHGAFINHCNENGLTPFHLACSNGIKNIVELVIKAGAIVKKVNETGNTPLLLACNNMHNEIALALLENGAEVNASDENGRTSLHTAAEDGNNDLINILMNHGANLDFPMNNGMTPIYIACRENHLEAVTLLCTYQADITKCDETGWGPLHVATYGNHKEIVRYLCHHGNAEVNRCNKTGESPLRIACKNMNEDIVKLLIKKGASIDYCNVKGYTLFHLACSYGNKAIVEILIKEGAAVNGVNETRKSSLLLACYHGHNAIAKLLLEKGADVHSLDKHGRTALYFAAKDGNTELILILMEHDADVNVQLNNGMTPIYIASEHDHLEAVNMLLRYKADINKCEENGWSPLYIAVYANHKEVAKLLLENDAAVNSADEYGRTALNSAAANGNIDIIEMLMEHAADINFQMKNGMTPIYMACRENHSEAVYKLLSYKADINKSDEIGWSPLHVATYFNHKEVVAYLCHHSDALVNISNVYGSTPLYLACQEGNKDVVQLLLKHGAAINHYDKACQNRHTDVVELLVKRAVEFNKTRQNESEDGWTPLHVSAASGDRGITELLLKNNATINVTDRNQHTPLYYAIQNNCTDIIELLVTHGAMLSNSDEQI from the coding sequence ATGGCAGCGAATGATGGTGATACCGACATAATCAAACTTTTAATTCATCACAAGGCAGATGTAAACAAGCAAATGCAAAACGGAATGACACCATTGTACTTCGCCTGTCACGTTGGTCATTTAATGGCAGTGAAATTATTACTCGAGAGGAACGCCGATGTTAACAAATGTGAAAATGAAGGATGGTCTCCCTTAAATAAAGCTTGCCTGGAAGGGTTTATTGATATAGCTGAAGAATTAATTTCTCATGGTGCAAATGTGAATAAAAATAACAATGCTGGAAAAATACCACTGTATAACGCTTATAGGCGAAATCATATGAATATAGTAAAATTATTACTCAAGCATGGCTCAGCGATTTATAGAGGAGATGCGAATGAAATAATGTCATTACATTTGGATTCTCAGGAGGGTAATGTAGACATAGTTGAAGTATTATTCGACATCGAGGATGATTCACCAAATCATTGCATTAAAAGTATATTCACTCCCCTACAATTATTTTGTGATCAGGCATATCAAAACAATGTTAATATTATTGACGATCCTGGATATTCACCACTACTTTTAGCTTGTACCGATATGGATAATGAAAGAGCTAAGTTATTACTCGAAAATGGTGCAGAAGTTAATCGTGCAAATGAACATGGTCGAACTTCATTACACACTGCCGCCGAAAACGGAAATACAGATCTCATTAAACTTTTGATGGAATATGATGCAGACGTAAACTGTCAAATGAAAAATGGAATGACACCAATGTACATAGCTAGTGAGAATAATCATTTAGAATCTGTGAAACTGCTGTTACGTAATAAAGGGGACATAAACAAATGTGAGAAAACTGGATGGAGCCCATTACATATTGCTTCTCATGACAACCATAAAGAATTAGTGGCATATTTATGTGATCACAGTGCTGTAGAAGTAAACCTGTCAAATAAAGTAGGCGAATCGCCATTGCACCTTGCTTGTCAAAAAGGCAATGAAGACATAGTAACATTGTTATTAAAACATGGTGCATTCATTAATCATTGCAATGAAAATGGATTAACCCCATTTCATTTAGCTTGTTCTAATGGTATTAAAAATATTGTAGAATTGGTAATTAAAGCAGGCGCAATAGTTAAAAAAGTGAACGAAACTGGAAACACGCCATTACTTTTAGCTTGTAACAACATGCATAATGAAATAGCTTTAGCATTACTCGAAAATGGTGCTGAAGTAAACGCAAGTGATGAAAATGGTCGGACTTCACTCCACACTGCCGCTGAAGATGGAAATAACGATCTGATTAATATTCTGATGAACCATGGTGCAAACTTAGATTTTCCAATGAATAATGGAATGACGCCAATTTATATAGCTTGTAGGGAAAACCATTTAGAAGCAGTAACACTTTTGTGTACTTATCAAGCTGACATAACCAAATGTGATGAAACTGGATGGGGTCCATTACACGTGGCTACTTATGGCAACCACAAGGAAATAGTGCGATATCTTTGTCATCACGGTAATGCAGAGGTAAACCGTTGTAATAAAACAGGCGAATCGCCATTACGTATTGCttgtaaaaatatgaatgagGATATAGTAAAACTACTAATAAAAAAGGGTGCTTCTATTGATTATTGCAATGTAAAGGGATACACCCTGTTTCATTTAGCTTGTTCATATGGAAATAAAGCTATAGTAGAAATATTAATCAAAGAGGGCGCAGCAGTTAATGGTGTTAACGAGACTAGAAAGTCGTCATTACTTTTAGCGTGTTACCATGGTCATAATGCAATAGCTAAGTTATTACTCGAAAAAGGTGCAGACGTGCATAGTCTTGATAAACATGGTCGGACTGCACTATACTTTGCTGCTAAAGATGGAAACACGgagcttattttaattttgatggaACATGATGCAGATGTAAACGTACAACTGAATAATGGAATGACACCTATTTATATAGCTTCTGAGCATGACCATTTAGAAGCAGTCAACATGCTGTTAAGATATAAAGCTGACATAAACAAATGTGAGGAAAATGGATGGAGTCCATTATATATTGCTGTTTATGCCAACCATAAAGAAGTAGCTAAGTTATTGCTCGAAAACGACGCAGCAGTAAACAGTGCTGACGAATATGGTAGAACTGCACTAAACAGTGCCGCTGCAAACGGAAATATTGATATCATTGAAATGTTGATGGAACATGCTGCAGACATTAACTTTCAAATGAAAAATGGCATGACACCGATTTATATGGCTTGTAGGGAAAACCATTCCGAAGCAGTATATAAATTGTTAAGTTATAAAGCTGACATAAACAAATCTGATGAAATTGGATGGAGTCCATTACATGTTGCTACTTATTTCAATCATAAGGAAGTAGTAGCATATTTATGTCATCACAGTGATGCATTGGTTAACATTTCCAATGTATATGGTTCAACGCCATTGTATCTTGCATGTCAAGAAGGTAACAAAGATGTAGTACAATTATTATTAAAACACGGTGCTGCCATAAATCATTATGATAAAGCTTGTCAAAACAGACACACTGATGTAGTCGAATTATTAGTGAAACGTGCAGTAGAGTTTAATAAGACGAGGCAGAATGAATCTGAAGATGGATGGACACCACTTCATGTTTCGGCGGCATCTGGTGATAGGGGTATAACTGAATTGTTATTGAAAAATAATGCAACCATCAATGTCACAGATCGAAATCAGCATACTCCTTTATACTACGCTATTCAAAACAATTGCACTGACATTATTGAGCTACTTGTTACCCATGGAGCTATGTTAAGCAACAGTGATGAACAAATTTAG